Part of the Anopheles coluzzii chromosome 3, AcolN3, whole genome shotgun sequence genome is shown below.
AGCAACCAAAGTGTCGAAAGGGTCGGCGACGTGCAAAACTGCGCGATCCCGTGTCGGGGGGCGTTCTTCACCCAGGAGGAAAAGGACTTCGCCGGCATCTGGATAGCGCTGTGGTCCGGCCTTTGCGGCATAAGCACTCTAATGACACTGACCACCTTCCTCATCGACACCGAAAGGTTCAAGTACCCTGAGAGACCGATCGTGTTCCTGTCGGCGTGCTACTTCATCGTTTCCTGTGGCTATCTCACGCGCATCTTTCTCGGCCACGACGAAATTGCGTGCGACGGGAAATCGATCAAGTACCCTTCGACGGGACAGAGCTCCTGCACCATGATCTTCATCATGATTTACTTCTTCGGCATGGCCTCCTCGATCTGGTGGGTGATCCTGTCGTTCACCTGGTTCCTGGCGGCCGGCCTGAAATGGGGCAACGAGGCAATTTCGAAGCATTCGCAGTACTTCCATCTTGCCGCATGGCTCATTCCAACCGTGCAGACCGTCTCGGTACTGCTGCGGCCCGCTGTCGATGGTGATCCCGTGGCGGGGATTTGCTACGTTGGCAACACGTCCGTCGAAAATCTGAAAAACTTTGTGCTTGCCCCGCTTTTTATGTATCTCGTCGTCGGCACCACCTTCCTGATGGCCGGGTTTGTATCGCTCTTCCGCATCCGGTCCGTGATCAAGCAGCAGGGTGGTATCGGTGCTGGCTCGAAGGCAGACAAACTCGAGAAGCTGATGATTCGGATAGGCATCTTCAGTGTGCTGTACACCGTACCGGCAACGATCGTCATCGGCTGCCATCTGTACGAGGCGTCTTACTTCGAGGACTGGATGACGGGCCTAACTTGTCCGTGCAAAGTAGCGCCCGGGCTGCGGCAGAAGCCGCTCTACTCGGTGCTCATGCTGAAGTACTTTATGGCACTGGCCGTCGGCATCACGTCGGGCGTTTGGATCTGGTCCGGAAAGACGGTCGATTCGTGGCGGCGGCTCTGGAGAAGACTGTTCGGTTCGCCGGATCCTACCGGTGCAGGACAGGTGCTTATTAAGCCACGGCCACCACTGCCCCAACCGTACGCCACGTCCGGCATCGGTGTGCCTGGATCGGCGGCAGCTTCCCTGCTGGCCACCCCGTACACGCAAACCGTAGGCAGTGTAGCTTCcaccagccaccaccacctgcaCCATCACGTTCTCAAGCAGGCACCGTTGAGTCACGTATGACCTGGAGATATCGGCGGCGCATCTACCTTAACTGCCGGATCCGGATCAGTCGTAGATCCGCGCGCCGTCTCAGTCGTTGTTACGCTGCCCGGTCCGCAACCGGGACAAGCTCTCAGCGATTATGGTCCGATATAGTTGACCGTTCGACCAGATGCGGCAACTCGAAGAATACCACCCAACAATCTAAGTGAACTGTGAAAACCGTATCGGCTCTCATCCCTTCCATTTTCACCGATTCGCTGCTGGAAGGCGAAACCGTTTGCTCCCAGGGATAGTAGTCCAGGAAGGCGGCGAGAAGGAACGTTTTCGTCCTACGTGGCCAGCaagctggtggtgatggtggcaaaCGTTAGCAATGGAGCCGACCGGGTGTGAAATGGAGCGTGAAAGCAATTCTTAATAGTATTAAAATCAACTCAACTCAAATCGATACTACTTCTATTCTCGTGCATACAAGGCACGAGCCAGACTAAAATGCTATCACTAACGATCACAACACCATAAGCTATCATTACGCTCTATCTACCTTATCCGTAATCGTGCGCATCATGCCCCCATACACATGCATAACCTACATTTAAAGCTCCTTATGAATAACTTATCCGACAGGCAGGCATATTGTAAGGACAGTTCAAGCTAGCGGCTCTCTTTCTAGTCGATGATGAGGATAGTAGTGGAATAGTGTTTTAGAGATGGTAAATAGATACATTGTTCGTGGAGGTGTATGGAGTTGTGGATGTTTGTAAGTTATATTTTATACATAGAGCTAAACACCCCAGCAAACGTAAGCAGAGGAACGTAACAAAACAGTGCGATAATATTGTACATGGGGAAGAATGTCTACGGTGTGCGATTGATTCGCAGCGAACAAAGTAAGAGGGAAACAGCACACAACAGAAGGAAACACAATTGACAATACCTTTTCTCATTCCTATGCCGATGAAATAActcaaaaaaaatacaacaaatgcAAAT
Proteins encoded:
- the LOC120960024 gene encoding frizzled-2 yields the protein MALARSKHRRHTVRSTLQQTVGVRCAVSVLPILLLMISGVAECSYHSGVSPMPHVPAVPKDPNSRCEEITIPMCRGIGYNLTSFPNEMNHETQEEAGLEVHQFWPLVEIKCSPDLKFFLCSMYTPICIEDYHKPLPVCRSVCERARAGCAPIMESYSFNWPERMACENLPVSGDSDNLCMEMPREEEHGEDRGAGGSSGGGSGSSGHSGKPTRKSHGGSGGQSSGGGNQQNNKCKGKNSKNCQNPPGERTKECMCRCREPLVTLGRESSTTTLLHHHGSLSSNQSVERVGDVQNCAIPCRGAFFTQEEKDFAGIWIALWSGLCGISTLMTLTTFLIDTERFKYPERPIVFLSACYFIVSCGYLTRIFLGHDEIACDGKSIKYPSTGQSSCTMIFIMIYFFGMASSIWWVILSFTWFLAAGLKWGNEAISKHSQYFHLAAWLIPTVQTVSVLLRPAVDGDPVAGICYVGNTSVENLKNFVLAPLFMYLVVGTTFLMAGFVSLFRIRSVIKQQGGIGAGSKADKLEKLMIRIGIFSVLYTVPATIVIGCHLYEASYFEDWMTGLTCPCKVAPGLRQKPLYSVLMLKYFMALAVGITSGVWIWSGKTVDSWRRLWRRLFGSPDPTGAGQVLIKPRPPLPQPYATSGIGVPGSAAASLLATPYTQTVGSVASTSHHHLHHHVLKQAPLSHV